A genomic region of Miscanthus floridulus cultivar M001 chromosome 3, ASM1932011v1, whole genome shotgun sequence contains the following coding sequences:
- the LOC136543419 gene encoding uncharacterized protein yields MARCLLAALLTASLPLAHPDSTSSLPATTAYNELCLRGFLRGLPPTNAHAYTLDASSGDFAVDLRSSCHIVLPTGSYLAAFSDRLMGCFDDRRIAGLDSIRIRAFFCWWSITGTGDLLSLCGIKFHAGVELHSSKQQGDITLKA; encoded by the coding sequence ATGGCGCGCTGCCTCCTCGCCGCCCTCCTCACGGCGTCGCTTCCGCTCGCCCACCCGGACTCCACCTCGTCACTACCCGCCACCACTGCGTACAACGAGCTCTGCCTCCGGGGCTTCCTGCGTGGCCTGCCCCCGACCAATGCGCATGCCTACACGCTCGATGCCAGCTCTGGGGACTTTGCCGTCGACCTTCGCTCTAGCTGCCACATCGTGTTGCCCACGGGGAGCTACCTCGCCGCCTTCAGCGACCGCCTCATGGGTTGCTTTGACGACCGCCGCATCGCGGGCCTCGACAGCATCCGCATCAGGGCCTTCTTCTGCTGGTGGTCCATCACGGGCACCGGTGACCTCCTTTCACTATGTGGCATCAAGTTCCATGCCGGTGTCGAGCTCCATtcatccaagcagcaaggtgacattacGCTAAAAGCATAA